AGAGATAAATTCCACGTTCTACAGCTACCCAAAACCCGGCCTGGTGCTGGGATGGACAGCTCATACCCCTGATGATTTTGTATTCTCGGTAAAGCTTAACCGGTTGGTGACCCACGATAAACAGCTTGACCTGGCAACCGGGGTGGAAGAGGATGTGCACAGGTTCTGCCAGCTTATGGAACCGCTGAAAAGAGCAGGGAAGCTGGCCATGCCACCGGAAAAAGGGAAATTGCTGCTGGATATGGTGAAAGGGCAGAAATGGGATTTCAGGCCGTATACGGGGTGAATTTTTATAGTTAATTTCGTATGACTCTATGATTGCCAGAGTATTGCGGACACCCTGGATACTATCCAGAGTCTCAAATAACTGCGACTGCAAAAGGTACATTTTCTCGTTGTTGCTTATTTTTTCTGCGTGGCATTTCCTGTGCACATGGCATGGACATTAAAGCGCAAATATCTAATTTTATAATAATTCAAGAATTATCATTTTAATATATAAGCACGACTATAAAAATTTTATATTACTAAAATCGAAAAATATATATAGACACATACCATACTAATTAACTATAACTTAGTGGAAATCGGAGATTGATCATGGAAAATACCCCTCTCCAACCGTAAATGCAAATTATTAGCGGGCTGGGGAGTGGGGGTTAATTTATAGCACATATCAAAATTGTTTTAGATGATTTTGGTCAGTACCTGCATAATTTTCAGTCAAAGTTCGGGGAGATAAAATGATTGCAATGTTAGAAACCTCTGAAGAAAGGATACAATTATTGAAAGCAGGATATGATATAAAAAAGATCGAGCAGCTTTATGTCGAGGACCATAATTTTACAATTATAGTTGATCCAATTTTATTCAAAATAATCGAATTTGATCTCTAAAACGAATGTCATGTACATGGGCATGCAAGTTCTTCACCGACCATGCTCGAAATTATGCAGGGGACAGGTACTGTTATCCGCGTACTCATGTACCATGCAATCTTCAAAACCAGTATAAATAGACAGTGTTAATACCGATAAAACATTCCAGATAATTATGTTTGTCGGCATAGACCATGGCACTACCCACATACGGTTTGCATCCACAGACGGCCGTGTATTCAAACTATCAAGACTTCATGCGGCAAAGATGGCCGGTGAAGATATCCGGAATGCATTCCTGAAGGGACTGTACACTTCTGTATCAGAAATAACGATGATGGCCGTAACGTATTCCATGGGTGACGGGATAGACATGGTCACACCCATTGACCGTGTACCTGACAGGGGTATAAAGGACAGGCACGGTGCCGGGCTTCATGTAGGTGGAGGCACGCTGGTCTATGACACTATCAAAAATTCAGGCATTCCGGCACTGGTAATACCCGGGCTTCACAGGGGCAATACGCCCGATGCCAGGTTCAATGTATTTTCCCATGGTGCCAGCCCTGAAAAAATTGGCATCGTATACCATGCTTACAGGAAAGGATATGATAACATGGTTGTATCTGATATCAGTTCCAACACGGTAACACTGGCAGTGGCACAGGGTACATTGCTGGGTGCGCTGGATGCGTGCATATTTGCGCCCGGAATACATCACGGTCCTATAGACCTGGAAGGAATACGGGATGTGGATTATGGAGAAATTACCGCTAATGAAGCCTTCACCCGTGCAGGAGTGGTCAAGATGGCAGGGGTGAAGGACATAGAGGCTCTAATGGCTGCTTTTTCTGCGGGTGACCCTTCTGCAGTCCTTGCTCTGGATACCGCAGCCCTGTTTGCAGCAATGGAGATAGTTTCCATGAAACTGCTGCTCAGGGAAAAAGGCATAGAGGACCCCCGCATATTCTTAGCAGGTT
This genomic stretch from ANME-2 cluster archaeon harbors:
- a CDS encoding DUF72 domain-containing protein, with translation MGTIRLGCSGWDYRDCGGTLYERDEPSKLRAYTSLFNTAEINSTFYSYPKPGLVLGWTAHTPDDFVFSVKLNRLVTHDKQLDLATGVEEDVHRFCQLMEPLKRAGKLAMPPEKGKLLLDMVKGQKWDFRPYTG
- a CDS encoding methanogenesis marker 12 protein, which gives rise to MFVGIDHGTTHIRFASTDGRVFKLSRLHAAKMAGEDIRNAFLKGLYTSVSEITMMAVTYSMGDGIDMVTPIDRVPDRGIKDRHGAGLHVGGGTLVYDTIKNSGIPALVIPGLHRGNTPDARFNVFSHGASPEKIGIVYHAYRKGYDNMVVSDISSNTVTLAVAQGTLLGALDACIFAPGIHHGPIDLEGIRDVDYGEITANEAFTRAGVVKMAGVKDIEALMAAFSAGDPSAVLALDTAALFAAMEIVSMKLLLREKGIEDPRIFLAGSVSDIKYARDRIKSHVGTGVECLGVWSGALGCARIAEDICGGARDIMGIGVDID